The genomic region AAGAACCCTGTACGTCGCAATGACCCGTCCACGCGAGGACCTCTACCGGGTGGCCTGCCCGGACTCCTCGCAGGTTCGCCGACACCGTCCCACCGAACGTCTGTACATAGGTGGGTGGAAACCCCATCAGCGCTTCGGGATCGTGGCCTCGGAGTTCGACATCAGCCGCGAGGAACCGCCGGGCGCGCACGATCCCGATGCCTCTGCACCGGTGGTACAGGACTACCTGGTGCGCAACGTCCGAGCCGGGGACGCCGTGGTCCTGCGACGCTTGCACGACATGCCGATGGGACCGGACCAGAGCCCGCCGTACACGCTCTACCACGGCGATCAACCGATCGGCGTGGCCTCCGAACAGTTCTGCAGGGACCTGCACCAGGTGGAGAAGGTCTCCCGCAACTGGGAGATCTCGTGGCCCCTGGAGATCGACGGCTTCCGGGTGAGCGCACTGGAGTCGGTGGCGGGCAGTGTCGCAGCGGGTACCGGTGCCAGGCTGGGCGGGCACGGGCTCTGGGTTGTTCCCCGGTTGTCGGGGATCGGTCGATACAGGCGCGACGCCCGCGCCGAGAAGGAGAACCAGGAATGACCTACGGGGGAGGGCGCCACGCCGCGCACTACCGGGCCCGCGAGGATCTCGTGGACCGGCTCCGCCGGGATCTGCTCGGTCCCGACGACGACGCGGACCGGGACGATCGTGAGGAGATCCTGACCCACGACGCGCCGATCACGAGGTACCCGATCGGTGTGCTGTTCCCACAGGCCGCGAACAAGGCCGCGAGTGAGCGGCTCACCGAGGACTACGCAAGCGAGGACGGTCTCGACGAGGCCCCCGTACTGAGCCGCGACAACATCGAGGAATCGACTCCGAACACAGAACTACCGGCGGCAGGTGATCGAAAGCCGTCCAGTATGGGGCTCACGTTCGCGATCGATCCGGCTGTCTGCTCCGAGATCGTGGTGACCTCGTCGGCGGCCGTGTACGACCCGATCGATGCCTCGGGCCGCCCCGTCTCCCCCCGGAGGGCAGAGGTCCGCACCACGGCCGACCAACGCGAACGCTGGCGGCGCCGGGTGCTCGATCTGCCGGCGGTCCGGATCGACATCACCCGTCCCGGCAAGTTCGGGGTGGATCCACTGGCCACCGGAGTGGAGCTGCACGTCCTGGTCCGTAGGCCGAGCCCGACGACCGGGACCGTGACGGTCACGGTGACGCTGATCAACACCAAGGTGATCGACGAGCATGCGCTCCAGGATGCCTTCGCCCTGTTCCAGCCCCGGCTGACCGTGGCCGCCGCCGACGGAACCTCGGCGTTCGTGGAACGCCCGGCCGCTCTCTCCGCTGTCGATGCCGAACTGGCCACGAGCCGCCTGCTGCACCGACATGCCCCCACCTTCGCCGTGGGACACGGCTGCGCGGCGGCCTGGGACTGGAAGCCGCCACCGGTCGGAATCACCGATGTGGAGCGCGCCGCGATCGCCGAGGTCCGCACCGAGTTCCTGCCCACCTACGAGGTGTTGCTGACCGATTCCAACCCGGAGATCGACGCCTCGTCCCTGGCCATGCACGACTTGGCGACACGACCGGACGCCGATGTTCTGACCGCACTGGAGAAGCTGGCACACGGATACGCGCAGTGGATCGCACGCAAGGACGCGGAAGCCACCGCGTTGGCGTCCACCTCGTACGAGAGCGCCGCGGTGGAACAGATCGCTGCCTGCCGACAGGCATTGGCGCGGATGCGCGAGGGGATCGAACTGCTCCGTGAACAGCCCGACGTGATGCGGGCGTTCCGGCTGGCCAACGAGGCGATGGCCGAGCAGCGGGCCCGTAGCGCCTGGGTGAAGGGTGGGCGTCAGGGCGACCCCGATGTCACGGCAGGACAGTGGCGTCCCTTCCAGATCTCGTTCGTACTGCTGTGCCTGGCGGGCATCGTGGATCCGGACCATGACGACCGTCGCATCTCGGACCTGTTGTGGTTCCCGACCGGTGGCGGTAAGACCGAGGCCTACCTCGGCCTGATTGCCTTCACCACCTTCCTTCGTCGCATGCGGAAGAAGGAACGTGGCGCGGGCGTCACCGTACTGATGCGGTACACCCTTCGGCTTCTCACACTGCAGCAGTTCGAACGTGCCACGATCCTCATCTGCGCGATGGAGCGCATGCGTCGGGCCGATCCTGCGCTCCTCGGCGAGGAGGAGATCTCGATCGGCATGTGGGTGGGGCGGTCCGCCACCCCCAACAAGTTGAAGGTCGCCGAGGCGAAGCTCAAGGACCTGAGAGCGCAGAAGACCCTCCAGACCGAGAACCCGGTGCAGCTCCACGCGTGTCCCTGGTGCGGTACCCCTCTCGACGCCCGGCACTACGAGGCCGATGTGGAAGCGCGACGGATGTACGTTCGCTGCCCCGGCACGTCGTGCGAGTTCTCCAGCGGTCTGCCCGTGCACCTGGTGGACGACACGGTGTACGAAGCCCGTCCGACGCTGGTCATCGCGACCGTCGACAAGTTCGCGTCGATGCCCTGGCGGGAGCAGACCGCCGCACTGTTCAACCGCGATCGTCCCGGCGACCGCACCCCGCCCCCGGAGCTGATCGTCCAGGACGAGCTTCATCTGATCTCCGGCCCGCTCGGCACCCTGACCGGTCTGTACGAGACGGCTGTCGACGCACTGGCCGACCTACCGAAGGTCATCGCCTCCACGGCGACGATCCGTCGCGCCTCGGACCAGGGTCGGGCACTGTTCGATCGCGAGGTCCACCAGTTCCCGCCGGCCGGCCTCGATTCCCGGGATTCGTGGTTCGCGGTCGAGACACCCCGCGAGGAGAAGGCGAGCCGCCGATACGTCGGCCTGCTCACCCCTGGCACCAGCCAGTCGACTCTGCTGATCCGTACGTACGCGACTCTGCTGCACCAGGCGATGCGTACCGATACCACCGAGGACGTGCGCGACGCGTACTGGACGCTCGTCGGCTACTTCAACAGTCTGCGTCTCCTGTCCGCCGCCGAACTCCAGGTACATGACGACGTGGTGGCCTACCTGGAGTACCTGGCGGAGCGTGACGGCACGGCCGTTCGCGGTACGAGCGGCTACTCCGAGTTGACCAGCCGAATCGATGCCAGCGCGATCCCGGCCCGCCTGAAACAGATCGAGAAACGGCTCCCGGACCCGGACACCGTGGATGTCCTGCTTGCCACCAATATGATCTCGGTCGGTGTCGATGTGGACCGCCTCGGCCTGATGGCCGTCATGGGGCAGCCCCAGACCACGGCGGAGTACATCCAGGCGACGAGCCGCGTGGGCCGTAGCCGTCCCGGCCTGGTGGCAGTCATGCTCAACTCGTCCCGGGCCCGGGACCGTTCGCACTACGAGAACTTCCAACACTTCCACTCCGCTTTGTACCGGGAGGTGGAGTCCACGTCCGTGACACCGTTCTCCTCCCGTGCCCGTGACCGGGGTCTGCACGCCGTCGTGGTCGCCCTGACCAGAATCCTGATCCCGGCCGCCCGCTCGAACGATGGCGCCGGTCGCATCGATACCTACCGGGACCAGCTGGACGAGCTGATCAAGCCCGTGGTGATGAGTCGCGTCCGTGGCGTCGACGACGCCGAGTACGAGGCGACGTCCCAGGCCTTCGACGAATTCGTCAACTGGTGGTCCACGGAGGCCGAATACAACGGCGGCCTCTTCTACGAACCTGTGCGCGGGAAGAGGATTCCGTCCCTGCTCCGGGCCTACGACGACGAGTCGGAGGACGCCGAAGCCTGGCCGACTCTGTGGAGTCTGCGCGACGTCGACGCCGAGTCCGTCCTGTTCATGGAGGCATCCCGATGACCCCGCCCCCCGCCCGCCGCATCCGGGCCGCCGGTGCGCCCCGCAACAATCTCCCGCGACGCGGCGCCGTACGCCGCTCGCAGATGATCACCACGTACGGCGTCGGTTCTCTGATCGCCGTCGACAACGAGTCGTTCATCGTCTCCGGCATCGACGACGCGGACCGGTCCTGGGATCGCGACGAGGCCCCGGTCATTCATGAACACCGTCTCGCCCGGGTCCTCAAGGTCGACCACTTCCGGCTGCCGCCGGCCTCGGACGATGCCAGCAAGGACGGAATACGGGTCCGTCGCTTCCCTCTCTGGCATTCCTGCCCGGAATGCGACTCGCTTCAGCACGTTCGTGACTTCAACCCACCACCTGGCAAGAACATCTGCACGGACTGCGAGGAGGACCTCGTTCCGTCCCGTTTCGTGATGGCTTGCGAGCACGGGCACATCGACGACTTCCCGTACTGGAAGTGGGCCCACCGGCACAACCGCGAGGACGGTGGATCCGGGCACTGCGGCGGGGAGATGCGGTTGCGTACCTCGGGCCGCACCGCCTCTCTCCGCTCCATCCTGATCTCGTGCACATGCGGAGCGCCCGAAGTCTCGATGGAGGGCGCGTTCCGCCGGTCCGCCCTCGCCGACCTCAAGGTCCGCTGCTCCGGCAAGCGCCCCTGGTTGAAGGGAGCTCCTGCGGAACACTGCGCGGAGCCCCCACGGACGCTCCAGCGAGGTTCGTCCATCGTCTGGCAGCCGATCCTCAAGTCCGCGCTGTCCATTCCCCCCTACAGCGGTGGACTCGCAGCCGATCTCGACGGTCATTGGCAGAACCTGCGCGGATTCTCGAATCCCGGCGAGATTGCGGGCTATCTCAAGGGTGCCTTCAACGGGAAGAAGGTTCCTTCTCTGGACGCTGTACTCGAACTGCTCGCGGCGGAGAATCACGAGGAAGCCGCCACCCCTGACGAAAGCCGCGGGCAGGACGGCCCCTATCTCGCTCTCCGCCGTCAGGAGTACGCGCGGCTCTGTGACGGGAACTCCGAGCGGGCACAGGACCGTGCAGAACAGTTCATCTGTGAAGAACCGGCAACCGACTCCTCGTTCCTGCGTCCTCTCGGCCTCGATACCCCCATGCTGGTCAAACGACTGCGTGAGGTGCGAGCCCTGAAGGCCTTCTCCCGGGTAACCGTCCCCGAGGCCAACCTCGAAGTCCATGAGGCGGCGTTGTCCTTGAAGCCGACGAACTGGCTTCCCGCGATGGAGGTCCACGGCGAGGGAGTATTCGTCCGACTCGACGAGGAGCGCTTGGACAAGTGGGCCGCCTCGGTGGCAGTCGCCGCACGCGCGGACCGGATTCACGCCAACCACCAGCGCGCCCTGCGCGAACGTGCGTCCGATCCACAGCAGGTGCCCGACTCCCCCGCGTCTCCCCGCATGGTGCTCCTGCATTCGCTGGCGCATGCACTGATCAATGAATGGAGTCTGGACGCGGGCTACCCTGCGTCTTCACTCCGCGAGCGCCTGTACGCGGACGACTCGATGGCCGGTCTGTTGATCTACACCGCGACCAGCGACTCAGCGGGAAGCCTCGGTGGTGTCGTGGCACAGGGCGAACCGGATCGTCTGTCGAAAGCTCTCCGGGCAGCGATGCGCCGAGCCGAATGGTGCTCTGCCGACCCGCTGTGCATCGAGACGGAGGCCACCGGAACCAGCAGCACCAATCTCGCCGCCTGTCACGGCTGCATGATGCTCCCCGAGACGAGTTGCGAGCACAACAACGGTCTCCTGGACAGAGCCCTTCTGATCGGGACCCCGGAGGACCCCGCCATCGGGTTCTTCCACAACGCACTGGCCCTGTGACCGTCCGGTCATCCGGCTTCGGCCAACTCCGCATCGAAGTGCATCTGCGCACGGTCCAACGCATCGTCCGGATCGCACCCGTGAGCACGGAACCAGTGGAGGAGGTCGGCGATCACATCGATCGCCACCTCCTCCGCTGCGGTCCGGCTCAGCACCGTCGGCGCGACCGCACGTGGCCGTTTCGTCGCGCCGAACAACGCGAGCATCGCTTCGGCACGCGTCACTCGCGGGCTTCCACTGTGGCCGTTCGGTGAGAGCAGGTCAGTCGCCAACTCGCACCAGGTGACCTTGCGATCCGCGCGGAGCAGGACGCCCCAACGGTCGGCGACGGCATCCACCAACGCCACGCCGCGGCCGGTCTCGGCGTCCACGCCGGCTTCCAGGAGCGTCGGCAACGCTCGTGTGTCCGGATCATGGATCTCGATACGCAGACACGTGCCGTTCATGGAAACGGCGAGTGTGGTCGGTGTTCCGGCTCCCACGTGCTTGATGACGTTCACCACCAGTTCGGTCACGCAGAGCTGGGCGGCGTCGATCAGCTCCGGCAGGCCCCACCGGGTCAGATGCACATGCATCACGTTGCGGAGCCCGGCCACCTCCTCAGGTTCTGCCAGGAAGGGAAGCTCCCACGGCTTACGCGAGATGCACGCGTCTCGGTACACATCCAGCCCCTCTCTCTACCCCTCCACCACCCACGCAGCGGAGCGTGACCGCCGGCACACGATGCGTGGCGACTCTCGATAGAATGGCGGTGCGCGTCCCTTCATGCAATATGCAGGACGCGAATCCCACGAACGAGTGATTGGCAGGCATGTCCTCCGACGCGGAGACTGAACACCCACTGACCAAGAGGAGGTTGGGATGGCAGGTTCACCAACGGCACGCCGACGACGCCTTTCCATCGAGCTGAAGAAGCTTCGCGAAGCCAACGGCAAGACCTGCGCCCAGGTCGGCGAAGCTCTGGACTGGAGCGGTTCCAAGGTGAACCGCATGGAGACGACCCACGGGAGGATCCAGCCCTCCGACATCGATGCCCTGTGTCGTTTCTACGGCACGGACGAGGAGATGCGGGACTTCCTCATGTCGCTGGCGCGACAGGCCAAGACGCGGGGCTGGTGGCAGGCTCACGGCAGTGGCGTCCCCTCCTGGTTCTCCATCTACGTGGGTATGGAGCAGGACATCTCTACGTTTCGGCAGTACCAGTGCGAGTTCATGCCTGGCCTTGTGCAGACCGCTTCCTACGCCACTGAGATCCACTTGGCCACCAGCTACCTGTCCCCGGAGGACCGCGAGCGAGCAGTGAACGTGCGCATGGAACGGCAGGCCATGCTGACCCGGCCCGGCGGACCGGACGTGTGGTTCATCGTGCATGAGGCGACGTTGCGGAACATCGTCGGAGATCGGGGACTGATGCGTGAGCAACTCGAACACGTCCTGGAGGTCGCAGACCTGCCCCGCGTCACCTTGCAGGTACTGCCGTTCGACGCAGGGGCCTACCCAGCAACGGGCCCGTTCACCATGCTGGGCTTCCCTGATCCCGAGGATCCGGACATCGTGTACCGGGACGGCATCACCGATGCCACCTACCTGGAATCACCCGACGACGTACGCGAATACACCAGATCCTTCGACATGCTGCGGGCATCGGCCGCAAGCCCGCAACGGTCCATCAGCCTGATCAAATCCACCTTGAAGGAATACGCCAGATGAACGCCTCACTCCTCGCCGAGACCTCCAACCACACGTGGTTCACCTCCAGTTACAGCAACGGCGCAGGCGGGGAGTGCGTGGAGTGTGCACCGAGACAGGGCGGCATGCTGGTACGGGACTCGAAGCGGCCACATACCGCTGAGCTCTCGGTGAGCACGATGGCGTGGGCCGGATTCGTAGGGGCAGTGCGCTCCGGTGGATTCGTGATGCACAGCCGCTGTCACTCCTATTAGGCAGCAGCCCCGTCCTCCGCCGCCTGCACCATCCGGACCAAGTTGGCGATGTCCTTGTCGAAGGTGAACTCGCGCAGCATCGTCGTCGGCCGACCGGCCTCCAGTTTCCAGACGAAGTTGTACAGCACCGGCGCCCCCTCCTTGACCCGGCGCATGATGAGCGACGCGTGGCCGCCGTAGATGCTGGTGGCCACGAACGTGACGTCGTCGGTCGGCTCTCCGACCAGCCGGCCTCGGTCCCGGAGGGCCCGGAAACGGTCCATGAAGTGTCTCTTCGTCAAGGTGGCCACCAGGCCCGACTCGTCGAGGCGCAGGGTTTTCGAACTGCGGGTCGTAGAGAGCGTCCAGCTTCTCCACGTCCATGGCGAGTCCGGCGTCGAGGTACTCCCGCATACGGTTCACGAGTGCCTGGTCCATGGTTGAGGGTGGCCCACCGACGCATGCCCGACAGCCGCTGGCGGCGTCGCCGGGGGCAGCGAGGCGGCGGCGGGAAATTCGCTTGATCCGCCTGATTACCGTTCCCGTATGACTACTACTACGACAACTGCGGCGACTGCACCGACCACACCAACTACGCCGTTCCGGCTGGCTGAGATCACTGCCGCCAACTTCGATGACGCGATCGGTCTGAAGGTCCGTGCCGATCAGGAGCACCTGGTCGCGCCGGTCGTGAAGTCGCTCGCCGAGGCGTACGTACACCCGGGTGTCGCCTGGCCCCGGCTCATCCTCGACGGTGACCGGCCCGTCGGTTTCCTCATGGCGTTCCTCGACATCGACTTCGCGGGCGACGGCACGGGCACCGACATCCGCTCGGGTCTGTGGCGGCTCAACATCGCGGCCGGGGAGCAGGGGCGCGGCTGTGGGCGCTTCGCGGTGGAGGCCGTGGCGGCGGAGATCCGGCGTCGTGGGGGCAGCCGTCTGACCGCCAGCTGGCATCCGGGCGGGGACGGGCCCGAGGGCTTCTACCTGGGGCTCGGGTTCCGGCTGACGGGAGAGACGAGTGGGGATGAGACCGTCGGGGAGCTGTTCTTGGAGTAGGAGTGCCGGGCTCGGAGTAGGAGTGCCGGGCTCGGAGTCGGGCCGAAGGCCGGGCCGTCCCTGCGAGGTGGCCCGTGGGACTGCGGCAGAGGGCGGGGCAGTCCCCCCGGCGTTATCGTGGGATCGCGGACCGGGCAGGTGCGTCGGCAGCACGGCCTCCGCCGACCGTCCACCCCCTCATCTACATCTCAGGAATATCCATGATCTTCATCACCGCCAAGTTCCGTGTCCTGCCCGAGTACGCGGACGCGTGGCCCGACATCACTCGCGAGTTCACCCAGGGCACACGCGCCGAGCCCGGGTGCCTGTGGTTCGACTGGTCCCGCAGTGTCGAGGACCCCACCGAGTACGTGCTGGTCGAGGCCTTCCGCGACGGCGAGGCCGGTGCCGCTCACGTCGGCTCCGACCACTTCATCGCTGCCCAGAGCACTCTGCCGCCCCACCTGGTGGAGACCCC from Streptomyces sp. NBC_01267 harbors:
- a CDS encoding GNAT family N-acetyltransferase, which gives rise to MTTTTTTAATAPTTPTTPFRLAEITAANFDDAIGLKVRADQEHLVAPVVKSLAEAYVHPGVAWPRLILDGDRPVGFLMAFLDIDFAGDGTGTDIRSGLWRLNIAAGEQGRGCGRFAVEAVAAEIRRRGGSRLTASWHPGGDGPEGFYLGLGFRLTGETSGDETVGELFLE
- a CDS encoding helicase-related protein, whose protein sequence is MTYGGGRHAAHYRAREDLVDRLRRDLLGPDDDADRDDREEILTHDAPITRYPIGVLFPQAANKAASERLTEDYASEDGLDEAPVLSRDNIEESTPNTELPAAGDRKPSSMGLTFAIDPAVCSEIVVTSSAAVYDPIDASGRPVSPRRAEVRTTADQRERWRRRVLDLPAVRIDITRPGKFGVDPLATGVELHVLVRRPSPTTGTVTVTVTLINTKVIDEHALQDAFALFQPRLTVAAADGTSAFVERPAALSAVDAELATSRLLHRHAPTFAVGHGCAAAWDWKPPPVGITDVERAAIAEVRTEFLPTYEVLLTDSNPEIDASSLAMHDLATRPDADVLTALEKLAHGYAQWIARKDAEATALASTSYESAAVEQIAACRQALARMREGIELLREQPDVMRAFRLANEAMAEQRARSAWVKGGRQGDPDVTAGQWRPFQISFVLLCLAGIVDPDHDDRRISDLLWFPTGGGKTEAYLGLIAFTTFLRRMRKKERGAGVTVLMRYTLRLLTLQQFERATILICAMERMRRADPALLGEEEISIGMWVGRSATPNKLKVAEAKLKDLRAQKTLQTENPVQLHACPWCGTPLDARHYEADVEARRMYVRCPGTSCEFSSGLPVHLVDDTVYEARPTLVIATVDKFASMPWREQTAALFNRDRPGDRTPPPELIVQDELHLISGPLGTLTGLYETAVDALADLPKVIASTATIRRASDQGRALFDREVHQFPPAGLDSRDSWFAVETPREEKASRRYVGLLTPGTSQSTLLIRTYATLLHQAMRTDTTEDVRDAYWTLVGYFNSLRLLSAAELQVHDDVVAYLEYLAERDGTAVRGTSGYSELTSRIDASAIPARLKQIEKRLPDPDTVDVLLATNMISVGVDVDRLGLMAVMGQPQTTAEYIQATSRVGRSRPGLVAVMLNSSRARDRSHYENFQHFHSALYREVESTSVTPFSSRARDRGLHAVVVALTRILIPAARSNDGAGRIDTYRDQLDELIKPVVMSRVRGVDDAEYEATSQAFDEFVNWWSTEAEYNGGLFYEPVRGKRIPSLLRAYDDESEDAEAWPTLWSLRDVDAESVLFMEASR
- a CDS encoding ATP-binding protein, which produces MSRKPWELPFLAEPEEVAGLRNVMHVHLTRWGLPELIDAAQLCVTELVVNVIKHVGAGTPTTLAVSMNGTCLRIEIHDPDTRALPTLLEAGVDAETGRGVALVDAVADRWGVLLRADRKVTWCELATDLLSPNGHSGSPRVTRAEAMLALFGATKRPRAVAPTVLSRTAAEEVAIDVIADLLHWFRAHGCDPDDALDRAQMHFDAELAEAG
- a CDS encoding DUF1998 domain-containing protein is translated as MTPPPARRIRAAGAPRNNLPRRGAVRRSQMITTYGVGSLIAVDNESFIVSGIDDADRSWDRDEAPVIHEHRLARVLKVDHFRLPPASDDASKDGIRVRRFPLWHSCPECDSLQHVRDFNPPPGKNICTDCEEDLVPSRFVMACEHGHIDDFPYWKWAHRHNREDGGSGHCGGEMRLRTSGRTASLRSILISCTCGAPEVSMEGAFRRSALADLKVRCSGKRPWLKGAPAEHCAEPPRTLQRGSSIVWQPILKSALSIPPYSGGLAADLDGHWQNLRGFSNPGEIAGYLKGAFNGKKVPSLDAVLELLAAENHEEAATPDESRGQDGPYLALRRQEYARLCDGNSERAQDRAEQFICEEPATDSSFLRPLGLDTPMLVKRLREVRALKAFSRVTVPEANLEVHEAALSLKPTNWLPAMEVHGEGVFVRLDEERLDKWAASVAVAARADRIHANHQRALRERASDPQQVPDSPASPRMVLLHSLAHALINEWSLDAGYPASSLRERLYADDSMAGLLIYTATSDSAGSLGGVVAQGEPDRLSKALRAAMRRAEWCSADPLCIETEATGTSSTNLAACHGCMMLPETSCEHNNGLLDRALLIGTPEDPAIGFFHNALAL
- a CDS encoding DUF397 domain-containing protein, with the protein product MNASLLAETSNHTWFTSSYSNGAGGECVECAPRQGGMLVRDSKRPHTAELSVSTMAWAGFVGAVRSGGFVMHSRCHSY
- a CDS encoding helix-turn-helix domain-containing protein, translating into MAGSPTARRRRLSIELKKLREANGKTCAQVGEALDWSGSKVNRMETTHGRIQPSDIDALCRFYGTDEEMRDFLMSLARQAKTRGWWQAHGSGVPSWFSIYVGMEQDISTFRQYQCEFMPGLVQTASYATEIHLATSYLSPEDRERAVNVRMERQAMLTRPGGPDVWFIVHEATLRNIVGDRGLMREQLEHVLEVADLPRVTLQVLPFDAGAYPATGPFTMLGFPDPEDPDIVYRDGITDATYLESPDDVREYTRSFDMLRASAASPQRSISLIKSTLKEYAR
- a CDS encoding putative quinol monooxygenase, coding for MIFITAKFRVLPEYADAWPDITREFTQGTRAEPGCLWFDWSRSVEDPTEYVLVEAFRDGEAGAAHVGSDHFIAAQSTLPPHLVETPRVVNATIPQEDWSLLGEMAVPERN